CACCGTTAAATTTGCGCGCTTTACGGCCATATTGTTTTGACGAGCAGTACACCGTAAAATCCCAGTTTTTGCCCAGGTTATCTACAATGTGCGCAGCCAGGGTTTCAAAACCGGTGTACTTTGCGGGTATGCCTGCTGTACCTATTATGGCTATCTTTTTACGTTTCATTATTATACCAATTAGAGATATTAAATATTATGCCAGTTTTATAACAATCAGAATATCAATATTTTAAAATTAATTCAAGTTTGCATATTTCCAAGTTGTGGACATTTTTTCCGTTTAATGGAATCAACTTATGCGCTTTGTCTCACAAATTTTTTTACCGTTCTCATACGACCGGTCACCATGGTGATATAGTCGAGCGCATAATCATACTTACTGGTAGTCGAAGTGATATGTCTGATCTTTTCAAGTACACTTCTATGTTCAGGGCCAGGCAACAATATCACATCAATTTCGCTATCAAATGATTTAATGCGTTTCAATAATTCAAGATTAAGATCGTACCCCAGGTTGCTGCTCAGTAAAACCAGATCAGGGTGAGCGTATAAATTGTTCATACAATCAAACCCTGTAGAAAAGGTGGTAACATTAGCAATACCTTGATTGGTGATGTGGTTGCGATAGAGATTCAGGCTGAACTGGTCTGCATCTACAAGAAATATAGATAAGTGTTCCATTTTATTTTTTTGTTGTTTGATTTCTCTATAGACATCATCTATGCCAAACAA
This region of Mucilaginibacter yixingensis genomic DNA includes:
- a CDS encoding response regulator, whose protein sequence is MEHLSIFLVDADQFSLNLYRNHITNQGIANVTTFSTGFDCMNNLYAHPDLVLLSSNLGYDLNLELLKRIKSFDSEIDVILLPGPEHRSVLEKIRHITSTTSKYDYALDYITMVTGRMRTVKKFVRQSA